The region CACGAGCGCTTGCAGTGCCGCGGCGCGTGCTTTTGCCTTCGGCGGCAGGAAGCCGAGGAACGAGAACGTCGCGACCCAGTCGCCCGCGGCGCTCAACGCGGTGGCGAGCGCGCTTGCGCCGGGTAGCGGAATGACCGGGAAGCCGGCTTCGCGCACCGCGTCGACGAGTTTCGCGCCGGGGTCCGAGATGCCTGGCGTGCCCGCATCGGACACGTAGGCCACGCGTTCGCCCGCTTGCAGATGTTCGATCAGGCGCAGCGCCGCGGCCCGCTCGTTGTGTTGATGAACCGCGACGAGCGGTTTCGAGATGCCGTAGCGCGCGAGCAATAGGCCCGTGTTGCGGGTGTCTTCGGCGGCGATGCGATCCACCAGTCCGAGCACATGCAGCGCGCGCAGCGTGATGTCGGCGATGTTGCCGATCGGCGTGGCCACCACATAGAGCGCGGCGGCAGGGTACTGCTGCCCTTGCGCGA is a window of Paraburkholderia phytofirmans OLGA172 DNA encoding:
- the rsmI gene encoding 16S rRNA (cytidine(1402)-2'-O)-methyltransferase, whose protein sequence is MTPLSELAQGQQYPAAALYVVATPIGNIADITLRALHVLGLVDRIAAEDTRNTGLLLARYGISKPLVAVHQHNERAAALRLIEHLQAGERVAYVSDAGTPGISDPGAKLVDAVREAGFPVIPLPGASALATALSAAGDWVATFSFLGFLPPKAKARAAALQALVNHPHAMVFYEAPHRIVETVQALADAFGGERKLLIARELTKLHEALHRGTLAEGPTWLIADPNRQRGEFVLVVEGAQQETAGEHDHDALLGILLEELTVSSAAKVAATLTGASRNALYTRALALKNDEE